One genomic region from Cygnus olor isolate bCygOlo1 chromosome 29, bCygOlo1.pri.v2, whole genome shotgun sequence encodes:
- the LOC121061185 gene encoding uncharacterized protein LOC121061185 isoform X10 yields MVDRAMAVEGPSVEEEEAALALEAAVAGEGPCRAKVEAQVMVDRAMAVEGPSVEEEEEALALEAAVAGEVRFLEVLEAQVMVDQAMAVEGPSVEEEEEALALEAAVAGEAPFLEALEAQVMVDRAMAVEGPSVEEEEAALALEAAVAGEGPCRAKVEAQVMVDRAMAVEGPSVEEEEEEALALEAAVAGEVRFLEVLEAQVMVDRAMAVEGPSVEEEEEEALALEAAVAGEVPFLEALEAQVMVDRAMAVEGPSVEEEEALALEGAVAGEVPFLEALEAQVMVDRAMAVEGPSVEKEEALALEAAVAGEAPFLEALEAQGMVDRAMAVEGPSVEEEEEALALEAAVAGEVRFLEVLEAQVMVDQAMAVEGPSVEEEEEALALEAAVAGEVRFLEVLEAQVMVDQAMAVEGPSVEEEEEEALALEAAVAGEAPFLEALEAQGMVDRAVAVEGPSVEEEALALEAAVAGEGPFLEALEAQVMVDQAMAVEGPSVEEEEAALALEAAVAGEVPFLEALEAQVMVDRAMAVEGPSVEEEEEALALEAAVAGEGPCRAKVEAQVMVDRAMAVEGPSVEEEEEALALEGAVAGGGPFLQALEAQVMVDRAMAVEGPSVEEEEEALALEAALSGEAPFLEALEAQVMVDRAMAVEGPSVEEEEALALEAAVAGEVPFLEALEAQGMVDRAMAVEGPSVGEEALALEAAVAGEGLCLEALEAQVMVDRAMAVEGPSAEEEEALALEAAVAGEGPCRAKVEAQVMVDRAMAVEGPSVEEEEEALEGAVAGEVPFLEALEAHVMVDQAMAVEGPSVEEAALALETAVAGGGPLLEALEAQVMVDQAMAVEGPSVEEEEEEEALEAAVAGEGPCRAKVEAQVMVDRAMAVEGPSVEEEEAAALALEAAVAGEGLCLEALVAQVMVDQAMAVEGPSVEEEEALALEGAVAGEAPFLEALEAQVMVDRAMAVEGPSVEEEEEALALEAAVAGEAPFLEALEAQVMVDRAMAVEGPSVEEEEEALALEAAVAGEAPFLEALEAQVMVDRAMAVEGPSAEEEEAALEAAVAGEGPCWAKVEAQVMVDRAMAVEGPSVDEEKSLAVVLEEVLVGEVPCLKVVEAQPLVPVRLMLGKGLLVRDPALGVPSVLSLKGTALLLWGQGPRASLILAELGMALDVGAALGRRNTSEAFWVVADLNRLVLRMGLGMGLMEGVLAGGNACLPGDVVRDPPFFQRSLPQ; encoded by the exons ATGGTGGATCGAGCTATGGCAGTGGAGGGTCcatctgtggaggaggaggaggcagctctggctctggaggcagcagtggcaggagaggGTCCATGTCGGGCGAAGGTGGAAGCTCAGGTCATGGTGGATCGAGCTATGGCAGTGGAGGGTCcatctgtggaggaggaggaggaggctctggctctggaggcagcagtggcaggagaggTTCGATTTCTGGAGGTTCTGGAAGCTCAGGTCATGGTGGATCAAGCTATGGCAGTGGAGGGTCcatctgtggaggaggaggaggaggctctggctctggaggcagcagtggcaggagaggCTCCATTTCTGGAG GCTCTGGAAGCTCAGGTCATGGTGGATCGAGCTATGGCAGTGGAGGGTCcatctgtggaggaggaggaggcagctctggctctggaggcagcagtggcaggagaggGTCCATGTCGGGCGAAGGTGGAAGCTCAGGTCATGGTGGATCGAGCTATGGCAGTGGAGGGTCcatctgtggaggaggaggaggaggaggctctggctctggaggcagcagtggcaggagaggTTCGATTTCTGGAGGTTCTGGAAGCTCAGGTCATGGTGGATCGAGCTATGGCAGTGGAGGGTCcatctgtggaggaggaggaggaggaggctctggctctggaggcagcagtggcaggagaggTTCCATTTCTGGAGGCTCTGGAAGCTCAGGTCATGGTGGATCGAGCTATGGCAGTGGAGGGTCcatctgtggaggaggaggaggctctggctcTGGAGGGAGCAGTGGCAGGAGAGGTTCCATTTCTGGAGGCTCTGGAAGCTCAGGTCATGGTGGATCGAGCTATGGCAGTGGAGGGTCCATCtgtggagaaggaggaggctctggctctggaggcagcagtggcaggagaggCTCCATTTCTGGAGGCTCTGGAAGCTCAGGGCATGGTGGATCGAGCTATGGCAGTGGAGGGTCcatctgtggaggaggaggaggaggctctggctctggaggcagcagtggcaggagaggTTCGATTTCTGGAGGTTCTGGAAGCTCAGGTCATGGTGGATCAAGCTATGGCAGTGGAGGGTCcatctgtggaggaggaggaggag gctctggctctggaggcagcagtggcaggagaggTTCGATTTCTGGAGGTTCTGGAAGCTCAGGTCATGGTGGATCAAGCTATGGCAGTGGAGGGTCcatctgtggaggaggaggaggaggaggctctggctctggaggcagcagtggcaggagaggCTCCATTTCTGGAGGCTCTGGAAGCTCAGGGCATGGTGGATCGAGCTGTGGCAGTGGAGGGTCcatctgtg gaggaggaggctctggctctggaggcagcagtggcaggagaggGTCCATTTCTGGAGGCTCTGGAAGCACAGGTCATGGTGGATCAAGCTATGGCAGTGGAGGGTCcatctgtggaggaggaggaggcggctctggctctggaggcagcagtggcaggagaggTTCCATTTCTGGAGGCTCTGGAAGCTCAGGTCATGGTGGATCGAGCTATGGCAGTGGAGGGTCcatctgtggaggaggaggag gaggctctggctctggaggcagcagtggcaggagaggGTCCATGTCGGGCGAAGGTGGAAGCTCAG GTCATGGTGGATCGAGCTATGGCAGTGGAGGGTCcatctgtggaggaggaggaggaggctctggctcTGGAGGGAGCAGTGGCAGGAGGGGGTCCATTTCTGCAGGCTCTGGAAGCTCAGGTCATGGTGGATCGAGCTATGGCAGTGGAGGGTCcatctgtggaggaggagg aggaggctctggctCTGGAGGCAGCACTGTCAGGAGAGGCTCCATTTCTGGAGGCTCTGGAAGCACAGGTCATGGTGGATCGAGCTATGGCAGTGGAGGGTCcatctgtggaggaggaggaggctctggctctggaggcagcagtggcaggagaggTTCCATTTCTGGAGGCTCTGGAAGCTCAGGGCATGGTGGATCGAGCTATGGCAGTGGAGGGTCCATCTGTGGGGGAGGAGGCTCTggctctggaggcagcagtggcaggagaggGTCTATGTCTGGAGGCTCTGGAAGCTCAG GTCATGGTGGATCGAGCTATGGCAGTGGAGGGTCCATctgcggaggaggaggaggctctggctctggaggcagcagtggcaggagaggGTCCATGTCGGGCGAAGGTGGAAGCTCAGGTCATGGTGGATCGAGCTATGGCAGTGGAGGGTCcatctgtggaggaggaggaggaggctctggaGGGAGCAGTGGCAGGAGAGGTTCCATTTCTGGAGGCTCTGGAAGCTCAT GTCATGGTGGATCAAGCTATGGCAGTGGAGGGTCCATCTGTGGAGGAGGCGGCTCTGGCTCTGGAGACAGCTGTGGCAGGAGGGGGTCCACTTCTGGAGGCTCTGGAAGCACAGGTCATGGTGGATCAAGCTATGGCAGTGGAGGGTCcatctgtggaggaggaggaggag gaggaggctctggaggcagcagtggcaggagaggGTCCATGTCGGGCGAAGGTGGAAGCTCAGGTCATGGTGGATCGAGCTATGGCAGTGGAGGGTCcatctgtggaggaggaggaggcggcggctctggctctggaggcagcagtggcaggagaggGTCTATGTCTGGAG GCTCTGGTAGCTCAGGTCATGGTGGATCAAGCTATGGCAGTGGAGGGTCcatctgtggaggaggaggaggctctggctcTGGAGGGAGCAGTGGCAGGAGAGGCTCCATTTCTGGAGGCTCTGGAAGCTCAGGTCATGGTGGATCGAGCTATGGCAGTGGAGGGTCcatctgtggaggaggag gaggaggctctggctctggaggcagcagtggcaggagag GCTCCATTTCTGGAGGCTCTGGAAGCTCAGGTCATGGTGGATCGAGCTATGGCAGTGGAGGGTCcatctgtggaggaggaggaggag gctctggctctggaggcagcagtggcaggagaggCTCCATTTCTGGAGGCTCTGGAAGCTCAGGTCATGGTGGATCGAGCTATGGCAGTGGAGGGTCCATctgcggaggaggaggaggcagctctggaggcagcagtggcaggagaggGTCCATGTTGGGCGAAGGTGGAAGCTCAGGTCATGGTGGATCGAGCTATGGCAGTGGAGGGTCCATCTGTGGACGAGGAGAAGTCTCTGGCTGTGGTTCTGGAGGAAGTATTGGTAGGAGAGGTTCCATGTCTGAAGGTTGTGGAAGCTCAGCCCCTGGTTCCTGTACGTTTGATGTTGGGGAAGGGTCTCCTTGTGAGGGATCCGGCTCTGGGGGTTCCTTCAGTTCTGTCTTTGAAGGGCACAGCTCTGTTGCTTTGGGGTCAAGGTCCGCGGGCATCTCTGATTCTGGCCGAGTTGGGGATGGCTTTGGATgtgggagcagctctggggaggaGGAATACCAGTGAGGCATTTTGGGTTGTGGCGGACTTGAACCGTTTGGTCTTGAGGATGGGGCTGGGAATGGGACTGATGGAGGGTGTGCTCGCAGGGGGGAATGCTTGTCTGCCTGGGGATGTGGTCAGGGACCCACCCTTCTTCCAGAGATCCCTACCACAATAA
- the LOC121061185 gene encoding uncharacterized protein LOC121061185 isoform X9: protein MVDRAMAVEGPSVEEEEAALALEAAVAGEGPCRAKVEAQVMVDRAMAVEGPSVEEEEEALALEAAVAGEVRFLEVLEAQVMVDQAMAVEGPSVEEEEEALALEAAVAGEAPFLEALEAQVMVDRAMAVEGPSVEEEEAALALEAAVAGEGPCRAKVEAQVMVDRAMAVEGPSVEEEEEEALALEAAVAGEVRFLEVLEAQVMVDRAMAVEGPSVEEEEEEALALEAAVAGEVPFLEALEAQVMVDRAMAVEGPSVEEEEALALEGAVAGEVPFLEALEAQVMVDRAMAVEGPSVEKEEALALEAAVAGEAPFLEALEAQGMVDRAMAVEGPSVEEEEEALALEAAVAGEVRFLEVLEAQVMVDQAMAVEGPSVEEEEEALALEAAVAGEVRFLEVLEAQVMVDQAMAVEGPSVEEEEEEALALEAAVAGEAPFLEALEAQGMVDRAVAVEGPSEEEALALEAAVAGEGPFLEALEAQVMVDQAMAVEGPSVEEEEEEALALEAAVAGEGPCRAKVEAQVMVDRAMAVEGPSVEEEEEALALEGAVAGGGPFLQALEAQVMVDRAMAVEGPSVEEEEEALALEAALSGEAPFLEALEAQVMVDRAMAVEGPSVEEEEALALEAAVAGEVPFLEALEAQGMVDRAMAVEGPSVGEEALALEAAVAGEGLCLEALEAQVMMDRAMAVEGPSVEEEALGLAQEEVMEVVGLCLEALEAQVMVDRAMAVEGPSAEEEEALALEAAVAGEGPCRAKVEAQVMVDRAMAVEGPSVEEEEEALEGAVAGEVPFLEALEAHVMVDQAMAVEGPSVEEAALALETAVAGGGPLLEALEAQVMVDQAMAVEGPSVEEEEEEEALEAAVAGEGPCRAKVEAQVMVDRAMAVEGPSVEEEEAAALALEAAVAGEGLCLEALVAQVMVDQAMAVEGPSVEEEEALALEGAVAGEAPFLEALEAQVMVDRAMAVEGPSVEEEEEALALEAAVAGEAPFLEALEAQVMVDRAMAVEGPSVEEEEEALALEAAVAGEAPFLEALEAQVMVDRAMAVEGPSAEEEEAALEAAVAGEGPCWAKVEAQVMVDRAMAVEGPSVDEEKSLAVVLEEVLVGEVPCLKVVEAQPLVPVRLMLGKGLLVRDPALGVPSVLSLKGTALLLWGQGPRASLILAELGMALDVGAALGRRNTSEAFWVVADLNRLVLRMGLGMGLMEGVLAGGNACLPGDVVRDPPFFQRSLPQ, encoded by the exons ATGGTGGATCGAGCTATGGCAGTGGAGGGTCcatctgtggaggaggaggaggcagctctggctctggaggcagcagtggcaggagaggGTCCATGTCGGGCGAAGGTGGAAGCTCAGGTCATGGTGGATCGAGCTATGGCAGTGGAGGGTCcatctgtggaggaggaggaggaggctctggctctggaggcagcagtggcaggagaggTTCGATTTCTGGAGGTTCTGGAAGCTCAGGTCATGGTGGATCAAGCTATGGCAGTGGAGGGTCcatctgtggaggaggaggaggaggctctggctctggaggcagcagtggcaggagaggCTCCATTTCTGGAG GCTCTGGAAGCTCAGGTCATGGTGGATCGAGCTATGGCAGTGGAGGGTCcatctgtggaggaggaggaggcagctctggctctggaggcagcagtggcaggagaggGTCCATGTCGGGCGAAGGTGGAAGCTCAGGTCATGGTGGATCGAGCTATGGCAGTGGAGGGTCcatctgtggaggaggaggaggaggaggctctggctctggaggcagcagtggcaggagaggTTCGATTTCTGGAGGTTCTGGAAGCTCAGGTCATGGTGGATCGAGCTATGGCAGTGGAGGGTCcatctgtggaggaggaggaggaggaggctctggctctggaggcagcagtggcaggagaggTTCCATTTCTGGAGGCTCTGGAAGCTCAGGTCATGGTGGATCGAGCTATGGCAGTGGAGGGTCcatctgtggaggaggaggaggctctggctcTGGAGGGAGCAGTGGCAGGAGAGGTTCCATTTCTGGAGGCTCTGGAAGCTCAGGTCATGGTGGATCGAGCTATGGCAGTGGAGGGTCCATCtgtggagaaggaggaggctctggctctggaggcagcagtggcaggagaggCTCCATTTCTGGAGGCTCTGGAAGCTCAGGGCATGGTGGATCGAGCTATGGCAGTGGAGGGTCcatctgtggaggaggaggaggaggctctggctctggaggcagcagtggcaggagaggTTCGATTTCTGGAGGTTCTGGAAGCTCAGGTCATGGTGGATCAAGCTATGGCAGTGGAGGGTCcatctgtggaggaggaggaggag gctctggctctggaggcagcagtggcaggagaggTTCGATTTCTGGAGGTTCTGGAAGCTCAGGTCATGGTGGATCAAGCTATGGCAGTGGAGGGTCcatctgtggaggaggaggaggaggaggctctggctctggaggcagcagtggcaggagaggCTCCATTTCTGGAGGCTCTGGAAGCTCAGGGCATGGTGGATCGAGCTGTGGCAGTGGAGGGTCcatct gaggaggaggctctggctctggaggcagcagtggcaggagaggGTCCATTTCTGGAGGCTCTGGAAGCACAGGTCATGGTGGATCAAGCTATGGCAGTGGAGGGTCcatctgtggaggaggaggag gaggaggctctggctctggaggcagcagtggcaggagaggGTCCATGTCGGGCGAAGGTGGAAGCTCAG GTCATGGTGGATCGAGCTATGGCAGTGGAGGGTCcatctgtggaggaggaggaggaggctctggctcTGGAGGGAGCAGTGGCAGGAGGGGGTCCATTTCTGCAGGCTCTGGAAGCTCAGGTCATGGTGGATCGAGCTATGGCAGTGGAGGGTCcatctgtggaggaggagg aggaggctctggctCTGGAGGCAGCACTGTCAGGAGAGGCTCCATTTCTGGAGGCTCTGGAAGCACAGGTCATGGTGGATCGAGCTATGGCAGTGGAGGGTCcatctgtggaggaggaggaggctctggctctggaggcagcagtggcaggagaggTTCCATTTCTGGAGGCTCTGGAAGCTCAGGGCATGGTGGATCGAGCTATGGCAGTGGAGGGTCCATCTGTGGGGGAGGAGGCTCTggctctggaggcagcagtggcaggagaggGTCTATGTCTGGAGGCTCTGGAAGCTCAGGTCATGATGGATCGAGCTATGGCAGTGGAGGGTCcatctgtggaggaggaggctctgggtcTGGCACAGGAGGAAGTTATGGAGGTGGTGGGTCTATGTCTGGAGGCTCTGGAAGCACAGGTCATGGTGGATCGAGCTATGGCAGTGGAGGGTCCATctgcggaggaggaggaggctctggctctggaggcagcagtggcaggagaggGTCCATGTCGGGCGAAGGTGGAAGCTCAGGTCATGGTGGATCGAGCTATGGCAGTGGAGGGTCcatctgtggaggaggaggaggaggctctggaGGGAGCAGTGGCAGGAGAGGTTCCATTTCTGGAGGCTCTGGAAGCTCAT GTCATGGTGGATCAAGCTATGGCAGTGGAGGGTCCATCTGTGGAGGAGGCGGCTCTGGCTCTGGAGACAGCTGTGGCAGGAGGGGGTCCACTTCTGGAGGCTCTGGAAGCACAGGTCATGGTGGATCAAGCTATGGCAGTGGAGGGTCcatctgtggaggaggaggaggag gaggaggctctggaggcagcagtggcaggagaggGTCCATGTCGGGCGAAGGTGGAAGCTCAGGTCATGGTGGATCGAGCTATGGCAGTGGAGGGTCcatctgtggaggaggaggaggcggcggctctggctctggaggcagcagtggcaggagaggGTCTATGTCTGGAG GCTCTGGTAGCTCAGGTCATGGTGGATCAAGCTATGGCAGTGGAGGGTCcatctgtggaggaggaggaggctctggctcTGGAGGGAGCAGTGGCAGGAGAGGCTCCATTTCTGGAGGCTCTGGAAGCTCAGGTCATGGTGGATCGAGCTATGGCAGTGGAGGGTCcatctgtggaggaggag gaggaggctctggctctggaggcagcagtggcaggagag GCTCCATTTCTGGAGGCTCTGGAAGCTCAGGTCATGGTGGATCGAGCTATGGCAGTGGAGGGTCcatctgtggaggaggaggaggag gctctggctctggaggcagcagtggcaggagaggCTCCATTTCTGGAGGCTCTGGAAGCTCAGGTCATGGTGGATCGAGCTATGGCAGTGGAGGGTCCATctgcggaggaggaggaggcagctctggaggcagcagtggcaggagaggGTCCATGTTGGGCGAAGGTGGAAGCTCAGGTCATGGTGGATCGAGCTATGGCAGTGGAGGGTCCATCTGTGGACGAGGAGAAGTCTCTGGCTGTGGTTCTGGAGGAAGTATTGGTAGGAGAGGTTCCATGTCTGAAGGTTGTGGAAGCTCAGCCCCTGGTTCCTGTACGTTTGATGTTGGGGAAGGGTCTCCTTGTGAGGGATCCGGCTCTGGGGGTTCCTTCAGTTCTGTCTTTGAAGGGCACAGCTCTGTTGCTTTGGGGTCAAGGTCCGCGGGCATCTCTGATTCTGGCCGAGTTGGGGATGGCTTTGGATgtgggagcagctctggggaggaGGAATACCAGTGAGGCATTTTGGGTTGTGGCGGACTTGAACCGTTTGGTCTTGAGGATGGGGCTGGGAATGGGACTGATGGAGGGTGTGCTCGCAGGGGGGAATGCTTGTCTGCCTGGGGATGTGGTCAGGGACCCACCCTTCTTCCAGAGATCCCTACCACAATAA
- the LOC121061185 gene encoding uncharacterized protein LOC121061185 isoform X30, producing the protein MVDRAMAVEGPSVEEEEAALALEAAVAGEGPCRAKVEAQVMVDRAMAVEGPSVEEEEEALALEAAVAGEVRFLEVLEAQVMVDQAMAVEGPSVEEEEEALALEAAVAGEAPFLEALEAQVMVDRAMAVEGPSVEEEEAALALEAAVAGEGPCRAKVEAQVMVDRAMAVEGPSVEEEEEEALALEAAVAGEVRFLEVLEAQVMVDRAMAVEGPSVEEEEEEALALEAAVAGEVPFLEALEAQVMVDRAMAVEGPSVEEEEALALEGAVAGEVPFLEALEAQVMVDRAMAVEGPSVEKEEALALEAAVAGEAPFLEALEAQGMVDRAMAVEGPSVEEEEEALALEAAVAGEVRFLEVLEAQVMVDQAMAVEGPSVEEEEEALALEAAVAGEVRFLEVLEAQVMVDQAMAVEGPSVEEEEEEALALEAAVAGEAPFLEALEAQGMVDRAVAVEGPSVEEEALALEAAVAGEGPFLEALEAQVMVDQAMAVEGPSVEEEEAALALEAAVAGEVPFLEALEAQVMVDRAMAVEGPSVEEEEEALALEAAVAGEGPCRAKVEAQVMVDRAMAVEGPSVEEEEEALALEGAVAGGGPFLQALEAQVMVDRAMAVEGPSVEEEEEALALEAALSGEAPFLEALEAQVMVDRAMAVEGPSVEEEEALALEAAVAGEVPFLEALEAQGMVDRAMAVEGPSVGEEALALEAAVAGEGLCLEALEAQVMMDRAMAVEGPSVEEEALGLAQEEVMEVVGLCLEALEAQVMVDRAMAVEGPSAEEEEALALEAAVAGEGPCRAKVEAQVMVDRAMAVEGPSVEEEEEALEGAVAGEVPFLEALEAHVMVDQAMAVEGPSVEEAALALETAVAGGGPLLEALEAQVMVDQAMAVEGPSVEEEEALEAAVAGEGPCRAKVEAQVMVDRAMAVEGPSVEEEEKSLAVVLEEVLVGEVPCLKVVEAQPLVPVRLMLGKGLLVRDPALGVPSVLSLKGTALLLWGQGPRASLILAELGMALDVGAALGRRNTSEAFWVVADLNRLVLRMGLGMGLMEGVLAGGNACLPGDVVRDPPFFQRSLPQ; encoded by the exons ATGGTGGATCGAGCTATGGCAGTGGAGGGTCcatctgtggaggaggaggaggcagctctggctctggaggcagcagtggcaggagaggGTCCATGTCGGGCGAAGGTGGAAGCTCAGGTCATGGTGGATCGAGCTATGGCAGTGGAGGGTCcatctgtggaggaggaggaggaggctctggctctggaggcagcagtggcaggagaggTTCGATTTCTGGAGGTTCTGGAAGCTCAGGTCATGGTGGATCAAGCTATGGCAGTGGAGGGTCcatctgtggaggaggaggaggaggctctggctctggaggcagcagtggcaggagaggCTCCATTTCTGGAG GCTCTGGAAGCTCAGGTCATGGTGGATCGAGCTATGGCAGTGGAGGGTCcatctgtggaggaggaggaggcagctctggctctggaggcagcagtggcaggagaggGTCCATGTCGGGCGAAGGTGGAAGCTCAGGTCATGGTGGATCGAGCTATGGCAGTGGAGGGTCcatctgtggaggaggaggaggaggaggctctggctctggaggcagcagtggcaggagaggTTCGATTTCTGGAGGTTCTGGAAGCTCAGGTCATGGTGGATCGAGCTATGGCAGTGGAGGGTCcatctgtggaggaggaggaggaggaggctctggctctggaggcagcagtggcaggagaggTTCCATTTCTGGAGGCTCTGGAAGCTCAGGTCATGGTGGATCGAGCTATGGCAGTGGAGGGTCcatctgtggaggaggaggaggctctggctcTGGAGGGAGCAGTGGCAGGAGAGGTTCCATTTCTGGAGGCTCTGGAAGCTCAGGTCATGGTGGATCGAGCTATGGCAGTGGAGGGTCCATCtgtggagaaggaggaggctctggctctggaggcagcagtggcaggagaggCTCCATTTCTGGAGGCTCTGGAAGCTCAGGGCATGGTGGATCGAGCTATGGCAGTGGAGGGTCcatctgtggaggaggaggaggaggctctggctctggaggcagcagtggcaggagaggTTCGATTTCTGGAGGTTCTGGAAGCTCAGGTCATGGTGGATCAAGCTATGGCAGTGGAGGGTCcatctgtggaggaggaggaggag gctctggctctggaggcagcagtggcaggagaggTTCGATTTCTGGAGGTTCTGGAAGCTCAGGTCATGGTGGATCAAGCTATGGCAGTGGAGGGTCcatctgtggaggaggaggaggaggaggctctggctctggaggcagcagtggcaggagaggCTCCATTTCTGGAGGCTCTGGAAGCTCAGGGCATGGTGGATCGAGCTGTGGCAGTGGAGGGTCcatctgtg gaggaggaggctctggctctggaggcagcagtggcaggagaggGTCCATTTCTGGAGGCTCTGGAAGCACAGGTCATGGTGGATCAAGCTATGGCAGTGGAGGGTCcatctgtggaggaggaggaggcggctctggctctggaggcagcagtggcaggagaggTTCCATTTCTGGAGGCTCTGGAAGCTCAGGTCATGGTGGATCGAGCTATGGCAGTGGAGGGTCcatctgtggaggaggaggag gaggctctggctctggaggcagcagtggcaggagaggGTCCATGTCGGGCGAAGGTGGAAGCTCAG GTCATGGTGGATCGAGCTATGGCAGTGGAGGGTCcatctgtggaggaggaggaggaggctctggctcTGGAGGGAGCAGTGGCAGGAGGGGGTCCATTTCTGCAGGCTCTGGAAGCTCAGGTCATGGTGGATCGAGCTATGGCAGTGGAGGGTCcatctgtggaggaggagg aggaggctctggctCTGGAGGCAGCACTGTCAGGAGAGGCTCCATTTCTGGAGGCTCTGGAAGCACAGGTCATGGTGGATCGAGCTATGGCAGTGGAGGGTCcatctgtggaggaggaggaggctctggctctggaggcagcagtggcaggagaggTTCCATTTCTGGAGGCTCTGGAAGCTCAGGGCATGGTGGATCGAGCTATGGCAGTGGAGGGTCCATCTGTGGGGGAGGAGGCTCTggctctggaggcagcagtggcaggagaggGTCTATGTCTGGAGGCTCTGGAAGCTCAGGTCATGATGGATCGAGCTATGGCAGTGGAGGGTCcatctgtggaggaggaggctctgggtcTGGCACAGGAGGAAGTTATGGAGGTGGTGGGTCTATGTCTGGAGGCTCTGGAAGCACAGGTCATGGTGGATCGAGCTATGGCAGTGGAGGGTCCATctgcggaggaggaggaggctctggctctggaggcagcagtggcaggagaggGTCCATGTCGGGCGAAGGTGGAAGCTCAGGTCATGGTGGATCGAGCTATGGCAGTGGAGGGTCcatctgtggaggaggaggaggaggctctggaGGGAGCAGTGGCAGGAGAGGTTCCATTTCTGGAGGCTCTGGAAGCTCAT GTCATGGTGGATCAAGCTATGGCAGTGGAGGGTCCATCTGTGGAGGAGGCGGCTCTGGCTCTGGAGACAGCTGTGGCAGGAGGGGGTCCACTTCTGGAGGCTCTGGAAGCACAGGTCATGGTGGATCAAGCTATGGCAGTGGAGGGTCcatctgtg gaggaggaggaggctctggaggcagcagtggcaggagaggGTCCATGTCGGGCGAAGGTGGAAGCTCAGGTCATGGTGGATCGAGCTATGGCAGTGGAGGGTCcatctgtggaggaggaggag AAGTCTCTGGCTGTGGTTCTGGAGGAAGTATTGGTAGGAGAGGTTCCATGTCTGAAGGTTGTGGAAGCTCAGCCCCTGGTTCCTGTACGTTTGATGTTGGGGAAGGGTCTCCTTGTGAGGGATCCGGCTCTGGGGGTTCCTTCAGTTCTGTCTTTGAAGGGCACAGCTCTGTTGCTTTGGGGTCAAGGTCCGCGGGCATCTCTGATTCTGGCCGAGTTGGGGATGGCTTTGGATgtgggagcagctctggggaggaGGAATACCAGTGAGGCATTTTGGGTTGTGGCGGACTTGAACCGTTTGGTCTTGAGGATGGGGCTGGGAATGGGACTGATGGAGGGTGTGCTCGCAGGGGGGAATGCTTGTCTGCCTGGGGATGTGGTCAGGGACCCACCCTTCTTCCAGAGATCCCTACCACAATAA